Below is a window of Streptomyces sp. ITFR-16 DNA.
GGACGGCGACCACCGGATCGTGTCCGCCTTCGACGGCGACAAGCTGGTGCTGACCGCCGAGCGCGTCGACGCCCGGTTCGAGACCCACGGCCCGGGCGAGGCCGCCGGCACCGTCCGGGTCTCCGGCACGGTCCGCGACCGCCTCGTCAAGGGCGAGCTGAAGCTGCGGCTCACGCACGCGGCCACCAAGACGACGTACGAGGTCCCGGCCGCGGTCGGCGAGGGCGCCGAGTCCTCCGCCGCCGGCTGGCGCCGCTTCACCGCCGAGATCCCGCTCGCCGCGGTCACCGAGGCGCGCCCCACCGCGGACGGCGCGCCCAAGAGCATGGCGTACAGCGTCCACCTGGTCGGCCCCAAGGGCCTCAAGGCCTCGCTCGACGTGCCCGGCCCCGTGCTCCCCGGCCGCTACCCGCTGGCCGACGGCACGGACGGCGGCCGCCGCGAGCTCGCCCTCGTCGCCAGCTCGCGCGGCAACCTGCTGATCAGCGACCGGCCCGTGCAGCCCTCCGTCGAGCTGGCGAGCTGGACCGAGGACGGGCAGCTGTTCCTGGAGGGGACGTTCCCCGAGGACGCCGAGCACCCCGTCGAGCTGGTCGCGCAGAACAGCAGCCACCGCGAGGAGGCGCTCTTCCCGGTCGAGTTCTCCGGACCGGACGACGCCCGCCGCTTCCGCGCCGAACTGCGGCCCGACGCCGTCGAGGGTCCCGGCGGCGCGCTGCCGCTCGGCGAGGGCAACTGGTACTTCTTCTTCCGGGAGAAGGGCGCGGCCGACGAGAGCGGCGACATCGCGCTGCGCATCCCCGCCTCCGCCTTCGCCACCCTGCCCGTCACCCGGCACCTCTCCGGCCGCGACTACACCATCGAGCGCCGCTTCGGCGACCAGCTGCTGGTCGTCTCCGCGCCGGTGCTCGGCGCGTCCGAGCGCGGGCTGCGGGCCAAGAAGCTGCTGAGCGAGTCCTACGCCGCCCAGCGCAGCGAGCCGCTGCGCGCGGCCGCCCTCTACAGCAGCTTCGACGGCCGCCAGTTCTCCGACTCGCCGCGCGCGGTCTACGAGGAGCTGGTCTCCCGGGGCGAGGACCTCGAACACCTGTGGGTCGTCCGCGACCAGCAGGCCATCGTCCCCGCGGGCGCCAAGGCCGTGGAGCACGGCTCGGTCGCCTGGCACGAGGCGCTGGCCCGCAGCCGGCACATCGTCACCAACACCCAGCTGCCCGAGTGGTTCGAGCGGCGCGAGGGCCAGACCGTCGTCCAGACCTGGCACGGCACCCCGCTCAAGCGCATCGGCCTCGAACTCGCGGGCACCGTCCAGGCGAACGCCGCCTACATCGCCACCCTCGAACAGCGGGCCCGGCAGTGGAGCTTCCTGGTCTCGCCCAACACGTACTCCACCCCCGTCCTGCGCCGCTCGTTCGGCTTCGAGGGCGAGGTCCTGGAGTGCGGTTATCCCCGGAACGACCTCTTCCACGCCGCCGACCGCGCCAAGGTCGCCCAGGCGGTACGGGAGAAGCTCGGGATTCCGCAGGGCAAGCGGGTCGTGCTGTACGCGCCGACCTGGCGCGAGGACCAGCGCCTGGGCGGCGGCCGCTACTCGCTGGGCCTCCAGCTCGACCTGGCCGCCGCCGAGCGCGAACTCGGCGCGGACACCGTCCTGCTGGTGCGCCGTCACTACATGGTCACCGACCGGCTCCCGGACAGCGGCACCGGCTTCGTCCGCGACGTCTCGCGCTACCCGGACGTCGGTGAGCTGATGCTCATCAGCGACGCGCTGGTCACCGACTACTCCTCGCTGATGTTCGACTTCGCCCAGACCGGCCGCCCGATGCTGTTCCACACGTACGACCTGGAGCACTACCGCGACACGCTGCGCGGGTTCAGCTTCGACTTCGAGTCGCGGGCGCCCGGACCCCTGATCCCGGGCTCCGACGACCTCATCGAGGCGCTGCGCGACCCGGAGCGGGCCATCGCGGGACACGCGGAGGCGTACGCCGCGTTCCGCCGCGACTTCTGCGACCTCGACGACGGCCGGGCGACCGCCCGCGTCGTCGACAAGATGCTGTAGTCCACGCCCCTGTTCCACCGCCCCCGCCCGGGGGGCGTCCGTGCCCGGCCGGTGCCGTCACCGGCCGGGCACGGGTGCGTCCGGGGCCAGGGTTTACGCCACGGTGACGGTTCGCTGCGTCGCTTAGCGTCGCCAGGTTGCTACGTTCTGTTTTCATGGGTATCCGGATGTGGTGCGAAACCTGGGACGTGCGGCGGGCGCGAGCCGCCGTGCTCGTCGCCGCGACCGCGGGCCTGCTCACCCGCGTGATCATCGCGGCGACCGTCCGGGGCCCGGCCGACGTGCGCATCTTCGAGGGATTCGCCAAGGCCATCGCCGTGTACGGACCGGTGCGCATCTACGAGCACCCGCTGCCCGGTCTGCCCGTCTACAACCACCCGCCGCTGGCCGGCTGGATGCTGCTGGGACTGAACGGCCTCGCCGAGCTCGGCATGTCGTTCGGCACCCTGATCAGAACCCCGGCGGCCCTCGCCGACTTCTGCTGCGCCCTGCTCGTGTTCGAGATCGTCCGCCGCCGGGCCGCCCCGCGCACGGCGATGCTCTGCGGCATCGGCGTGGCCGTCAGCCCGGTGCTGATCGCCACCTCCGGCTACCACGGCAACACCGACGCCGTCGCCGTCGCGTTCGCCCTGGCCTCGGCCCATCTGCTGGCCGACCGGAAGGCGCCGCTCGCCGCGGGCGTGGCCGCCGCGCTCTCGATCAGCGTCAAGTTCGTCCCGGTCGTGGTGATCCCGGCCCTGTTCGTCGTCGCGCTGCGCGGCGGGCGGCCGGTCCTGGCCCGCTTCACGGCCGGCTTCGCCGCGCTGTTCGCGCTCGTGTGGGGGCCTGCCCTGCTGACCGTGCCCGGGGACCTGGAGAAGAACGTCCTCGAGTACGGCGGCGGCAGCTACCGCCTGTGGGGGCTGGTGCGCTTCGCCGACGTCCTCGGACTCCCCGAGTCCGTCATCACCTTCATGCAGGGCGGCGGACACTTCCTCTTCGTCCTGGTCTGCGTGGCCGCCGGGATCCGGCTCGCCTGGCTGCGGCCCGCCCAGCTGCCCGGCGTCGTCGCCGCCACGCTCGGCCTGCTGCTCCTGCTCTCCACCGCCTCCGGGCTCCAGTACCTGACCTGGGCGGCCGCCGGGATGTTCGTCCTCGGCCTCTGGGAGGGGTTCGCGTTCCACACGGTCCTCGGGCTGACCGCCGTCCTCGGCTACAGCGGGCGCTCCGCCGTGCGCTGGAGCGAACCCGTGCTGGAACTCGGCGCCGCCGGCTGGCTCGTCCTGGCCGCCGGCCTCGTCACCGGCGTACGCCGCCTCCTCGCCACCGGCCCGGACGCGCCCCCGCGCCCCCTCCCGGAGCCCGGGCGGGCGCCCGTCTCGGCCCCCCGCAGCTCACAGCCTTCCGGTTCGTCCGTCGAGCGGCCGTAGAACCGGCACCGCACCCGCCGCCCCGTCCCCTGTCCCAGCACTGAGTACCGAGTACCGAGCGCAACTGGAGAACGCCCCGTGAAGGAAAGCCCGAGTCCCAGGATCGGCATCCTGGTGGTCGCGTACAACGCGGAGACAACGCTGGAGAAGACCCTCGACCGGATCCCGGAGGACTTCCGGTCCCGGATCGACGAGATCCTCATTCTCGACGACGCGAGTCATGACGCGACCTTCACCGCCGGCTGCCGCTGGTCGCAGGCCGAGGGCATGCCCAGAACCGTGGTGATGCGGCACACCAAGAACCTCGGCTACGGCGGGAACCAGAAGGCCGGCTACGCGCTGGCGGCCGCGCACGGACTGGACATCATCGTGCTGCTGCACGGCGACGGACAGTACGCCCCCGAGCTGCTCCCCGACATGGTCGCGCCCATCGAACGCGGCGAGTGCGAGGCCGTGTTCGGCTCGCGGATGATGAAGTCCGGCAGCGCCCTCAAGGGCGGGATGCCCATGTACAAGTGGCTGGGCAACCGCATTCTGACCCGGCTGGAGAACGGTCTGCTCGGCTCGGAACTCACCGAGTTCCACTCCGGCTACCGCGCCTACAGCGTCGAGGCCCTCAAGAAGCTGCCGATCGACCGGAACACCGACGCCTTCGACTTCGACACCCAGATCATCGTGCAGCTGCTGAACGCGGGCATGCGGATCAAGGAGATCCCCGTCCCCACGTACTACGGCGACGAGATCTGCTACGTCAACGGCATGAAGTACGCGAAGGACGTCGTCAAGGACGTCCTCGAATACCGCCTGGCCGTCAAGGGGTTCGGCACCTGCGCCTGGATCCCCAAGCCGGTCGAGTACGCCTTCAAGGAGGGCGACGGCTCCTCGCACGCCGTCATCCTGGAGAAGATGCGCAACCTCCCGCCCGGCCGGGTGCTGGACCTCGGCTGTTCCGGCGGGCTGTTCGCCCAGCGCCTGGAGTCGCTGGGCCACGAGGTGACCGGCGTCGACTTCGTCGAGGTGCCGGGCGTGCGCGAGAAGTGCAGCCACTTCCACCTGGCCAACCTGGAGGAGGGGCTGCCCGCCGCCATCGGCACCGGCTTCGACTACGTCGTGGCCGGCGATGTCATCGAGCACCTGTCCCGCCCCGAGCGGGTCCTCGCCGAGGTCGCCGGGGTGCTCCGGCCGGGCGGTCAGGTCCTGCTGTCCGTACCGAACTTCAGCCACTGGTACTCCCGGCTGCGGGTCGCCGTCGGCGCCTTCGACTACGACCGCCGCGGCATCCTCGACGAAACGCATCTGCGCTTCTTCACCCGGGCCAGCCTGCGCCGCACCGTACGGGCCGCCGGCTACGACGTCCTGGAACTCGCCTCCACCGGGGCGCCGTTCTGGTCGCTGCTGGGACGCGGTCCGCTCGCCGCCGTGCTCGGCGGGGCGTCGAGGCTGCTGACCCGGGTCCGGCCGACGCTGTTCGGATATCAGCACGTCGCACTGCTCACCCCGCATGCGGCCGAGACGATCATCGCTGGAGAGCACGTCGATGTACAGGACATCCTCAACCGACAGTACGTCCCCGCCGACCGGGTCGGCGTCTGAGGCGGCCATCCCCGAGCCCACCCCGGCCCCGGCCTCCGAGACCCGGGCCCCCGCAGTCAGGAGCAAGGCCTTGACCCTTCCCAGCGTGCTGCTGCTGCTGTTCGCCGTGTTCTCGTCGGCGGGCGGCCAGATCATGCTCAAGCACGGGATGAAGGGCGCGGCCGCAGCCGCCGGACGCGACGGCGGCTCCGTCGCCCTGCGCGCCGCCGGCAGCCCCTGGGTCGTGTTCGGCCTGGTGGTCTTCGCCGTGTCCGCGCTCGCCTGGATGACGACGCTGGCGAAGGTGCCGCTGTCCGTCGCCTACCC
It encodes the following:
- a CDS encoding glycosyltransferase family 39 protein, which translates into the protein MWCETWDVRRARAAVLVAATAGLLTRVIIAATVRGPADVRIFEGFAKAIAVYGPVRIYEHPLPGLPVYNHPPLAGWMLLGLNGLAELGMSFGTLIRTPAALADFCCALLVFEIVRRRAAPRTAMLCGIGVAVSPVLIATSGYHGNTDAVAVAFALASAHLLADRKAPLAAGVAAALSISVKFVPVVVIPALFVVALRGGRPVLARFTAGFAALFALVWGPALLTVPGDLEKNVLEYGGGSYRLWGLVRFADVLGLPESVITFMQGGGHFLFVLVCVAAGIRLAWLRPAQLPGVVAATLGLLLLLSTASGLQYLTWAAAGMFVLGLWEGFAFHTVLGLTAVLGYSGRSAVRWSEPVLELGAAGWLVLAAGLVTGVRRLLATGPDAPPRPLPEPGRAPVSAPRSSQPSGSSVERP
- a CDS encoding bifunctional glycosyltransferase/class I SAM-dependent methyltransferase; this encodes MKESPSPRIGILVVAYNAETTLEKTLDRIPEDFRSRIDEILILDDASHDATFTAGCRWSQAEGMPRTVVMRHTKNLGYGGNQKAGYALAAAHGLDIIVLLHGDGQYAPELLPDMVAPIERGECEAVFGSRMMKSGSALKGGMPMYKWLGNRILTRLENGLLGSELTEFHSGYRAYSVEALKKLPIDRNTDAFDFDTQIIVQLLNAGMRIKEIPVPTYYGDEICYVNGMKYAKDVVKDVLEYRLAVKGFGTCAWIPKPVEYAFKEGDGSSHAVILEKMRNLPPGRVLDLGCSGGLFAQRLESLGHEVTGVDFVEVPGVREKCSHFHLANLEEGLPAAIGTGFDYVVAGDVIEHLSRPERVLAEVAGVLRPGGQVLLSVPNFSHWYSRLRVAVGAFDYDRRGILDETHLRFFTRASLRRTVRAAGYDVLELASTGAPFWSLLGRGPLAAVLGGASRLLTRVRPTLFGYQHVALLTPHAAETIIAGEHVDVQDILNRQYVPADRVGV
- a CDS encoding CDP-glycerol glycerophosphotransferase family protein — translated: MLNMPPRLSVVVPVYNVELFLTDCLKSLAEQTMTDLEVVMVDDGSTDGSAALAAEFAAQDDRFKLVSQKNGGLGHARNTGVRNCDPESRYLAFCDSDDIIPPNAYELLVESLEETGSDLASGNVLRLRAGGKLQQSPMFRKPMATTRKRTHVSRDLDLLGDRIACNKVFRRSFWDKHGFAFPVGALYEDIPVVLPAHFLAGSVDIVKDPVYHWRDRPGSITTSRAVVRGVRDRVAHVQGVSTFLAENRTAADKNHYESHALANDLWYFMEVLPDGDEEYRAAFLTYTNEFIDQVDPSVLDGLPLRLRVMWYLVREHRMDDLLALLAYDKREPGAFEVSGVRRRQAHYPVLSRPVPGAVLRVADRDLPLAARLRDAQWRDGKLHLKGYAYIRNLPVGSGPSEFRIGWLRAGRRNVVPLRLRRVDEPEATARSRQSLHDYHRSGFETAVDASKLRIGADGSPKQLTWQFEIGIARNGLLRRAFPSVREASVAPPVHRPDGDHRIVSAFDGDKLVLTAERVDARFETHGPGEAAGTVRVSGTVRDRLVKGELKLRLTHAATKTTYEVPAAVGEGAESSAAGWRRFTAEIPLAAVTEARPTADGAPKSMAYSVHLVGPKGLKASLDVPGPVLPGRYPLADGTDGGRRELALVASSRGNLLISDRPVQPSVELASWTEDGQLFLEGTFPEDAEHPVELVAQNSSHREEALFPVEFSGPDDARRFRAELRPDAVEGPGGALPLGEGNWYFFFREKGAADESGDIALRIPASAFATLPVTRHLSGRDYTIERRFGDQLLVVSAPVLGASERGLRAKKLLSESYAAQRSEPLRAAALYSSFDGRQFSDSPRAVYEELVSRGEDLEHLWVVRDQQAIVPAGAKAVEHGSVAWHEALARSRHIVTNTQLPEWFERREGQTVVQTWHGTPLKRIGLELAGTVQANAAYIATLEQRARQWSFLVSPNTYSTPVLRRSFGFEGEVLECGYPRNDLFHAADRAKVAQAVREKLGIPQGKRVVLYAPTWREDQRLGGGRYSLGLQLDLAAAERELGADTVLLVRRHYMVTDRLPDSGTGFVRDVSRYPDVGELMLISDALVTDYSSLMFDFAQTGRPMLFHTYDLEHYRDTLRGFSFDFESRAPGPLIPGSDDLIEALRDPERAIAGHAEAYAAFRRDFCDLDDGRATARVVDKML